Proteins from a single region of Candidatus Leptovillus gracilis:
- a CDS encoding ABC transporter permease, which produces MLALLSETLQYAQSHAAELSKALGDHLLLVFISLGISIGVSVPLGVWTSRSRTASMTIIAVFNALRVVPSIAILFLAIPIFGLSLTSAIIALTILAFPPILINTDAAYRTIEPAIRESAAGMGMTGRQSMWRVETPLALPVIVAGIRTAAVEVIASATLAAFIGIGGLGLFVVRGFALYDIPILLVGAIPVALLALTADLLLGGVQQRLQPPG; this is translated from the coding sequence ATGCTCGCTTTATTATCAGAAACATTACAGTATGCCCAAAGCCATGCGGCCGAATTAAGCAAAGCTCTCGGCGATCACTTGCTGTTGGTGTTTATTTCTCTGGGCATTAGCATTGGCGTCAGCGTGCCTCTGGGCGTCTGGACCTCTCGATCACGCACTGCTTCTATGACCATCATCGCCGTTTTTAATGCTTTGCGCGTGGTTCCCAGCATCGCCATCTTGTTTCTGGCGATTCCTATCTTTGGCCTATCGCTCACGTCGGCCATTATTGCCCTCACCATTCTGGCCTTCCCGCCCATCCTCATCAATACCGATGCCGCTTATCGCACCATCGAGCCAGCCATCCGTGAGTCGGCCGCCGGCATGGGCATGACCGGGCGGCAATCCATGTGGCGCGTGGAGACGCCGCTGGCTCTGCCGGTCATTGTGGCTGGCATTCGCACAGCGGCCGTGGAGGTCATTGCCAGCGCTACCCTGGCGGCCTTCATTGGCATTGGCGGCCTGGGGCTGTTTGTGGTGCGCGGTTTTGCTCTGTACGACATTCCCATCTTGTTGGTGGGGGCAATTCCGGTGGCCCTGTTGGCCCTGACGGCCGATTTGCTCCTGGGCGGTGTGCAGCAGCGTTTGCAGCCACCCGGCTGA
- a CDS encoding quaternary ammonium transporter, translating into MISVILTLGLIGCGGGGDKTITVASKDFTEQFVLGEMYAQLLENAGYTVQRKLNLGGTPVAHQSLLDGQIDVYPEYTGTGLLTVLKLGVMNDPQAVYDTVKQAYADQFSLAWLDPAPMNNTQALAMTRARAAELGITTFSDMVANASQLVLIGPPEFAEREDGVPGLKRVYGDFDFKNFLTVDPGLRYQALLNGEADVVVAFGTDGELAAYDLLSLIDDKRLYPPYQVAPVIRQAALDANPDVAGILNALAPLLTDATMQRLNNEVSGNGREPADVAKEFLTAQGLLK; encoded by the coding sequence ATGATCAGCGTCATCCTGACCCTGGGCCTCATTGGTTGTGGCGGCGGCGGTGACAAAACGATCACCGTCGCTTCCAAAGATTTTACCGAGCAGTTTGTTCTGGGTGAAATGTACGCCCAACTGCTGGAAAACGCCGGATACACCGTCCAGCGTAAGCTCAACCTGGGCGGTACGCCCGTGGCTCATCAGTCGCTGCTAGACGGCCAGATAGACGTTTACCCGGAATATACCGGAACCGGCCTGCTGACTGTCCTAAAACTGGGCGTCATGAACGATCCGCAGGCGGTTTACGATACTGTCAAGCAGGCCTATGCTGACCAGTTCTCGCTGGCCTGGCTGGACCCCGCGCCTATGAACAACACCCAGGCGTTAGCCATGACCAGAGCACGCGCCGCCGAGTTGGGCATCACCACCTTCTCAGACATGGTTGCCAACGCCAGCCAACTGGTGTTGATTGGCCCGCCGGAATTTGCCGAGCGCGAGGATGGCGTGCCCGGTCTGAAGCGGGTGTATGGCGATTTTGACTTCAAGAATTTCCTGACAGTAGACCCGGGTCTGCGCTACCAGGCTTTGCTCAACGGCGAAGCGGATGTGGTGGTGGCCTTTGGCACCGATGGCGAACTGGCCGCCTATGACCTGCTTTCGCTGATTGACGACAAGCGGCTGTATCCGCCCTACCAGGTCGCCCCAGTGATTCGCCAGGCGGCTCTGGACGCCAACCCGGACGTGGCTGGGATATTAAACGCCCTGGCTCCCTTGCTGACCGACGCTACCATGCAGCGCTTAAACAACGAAGTCAGCGGCAACGGCCGTGAACCAGCCGATGTCGCCAAAGAATTCCTTACCGCCCAGGGCTTGCTCAAATAG
- a CDS encoding ABC transporter ATP-binding protein, with protein sequence MSTIRFENVSKQFAHAPRLAVDAVSCVVDEGSFVVLLGPSGCGKTTLLKMINRIYEPTAGTIYLGEVDIRQMDATQLRRQIGYVIQQIGLFPHMTVAKNVAVVPELLRWEADRVAARVDDLLTLVDLPPDEYRGRYPSQLSGGQRQRVGVARALAGDPGVILMDEPFGAIDAITRSGLQDELLRLQRRLQKTIVFVTHDVEEALRLADKIAVMRDGRIVQYDTPINILSRPADQFVRDLIGADDVVRQLSLIRVASAMEPLPLPNESNGWPTIGCDDNLRQALSVLLGSAAPALAVLDNGRPVGRLTLAGIQLSAGET encoded by the coding sequence ATGAGTACCATCCGTTTCGAGAATGTCAGCAAACAGTTTGCCCATGCCCCCCGCCTGGCTGTGGATGCTGTAAGCTGTGTGGTGGACGAAGGCAGCTTTGTCGTGCTGCTGGGGCCATCTGGCTGCGGCAAAACGACGCTGCTGAAAATGATCAACCGCATCTATGAACCAACGGCCGGAACCATCTACCTGGGCGAAGTTGACATTCGTCAGATGGATGCCACCCAACTGCGCCGCCAAATTGGCTACGTCATCCAGCAGATTGGCCTTTTCCCGCACATGACGGTAGCCAAAAATGTGGCCGTCGTGCCCGAACTGCTGCGGTGGGAGGCCGACCGGGTAGCCGCGCGGGTAGATGACCTGCTAACCCTGGTGGATTTGCCTCCCGACGAATACCGCGGCCGTTACCCTTCGCAGTTGTCTGGCGGGCAGCGGCAGCGGGTGGGCGTGGCCCGCGCCCTGGCCGGCGACCCCGGCGTCATCCTCATGGACGAGCCATTTGGGGCTATAGACGCCATCACCCGCAGTGGCCTGCAAGATGAGCTGCTGCGCCTTCAGCGCCGCCTGCAAAAAACCATTGTGTTTGTGACCCACGATGTGGAAGAAGCGCTGCGGCTGGCCGACAAAATTGCGGTGATGCGTGACGGCCGTATCGTCCAATACGACACGCCCATCAACATCCTCAGCCGCCCGGCCGACCAGTTTGTGCGCGACCTGATTGGCGCCGATGATGTGGTGCGCCAGTTGAGCCTGATCCGCGTGGCCTCGGCCATGGAGCCGCTGCCGCTGCCAAACGAGTCCAATGGCTGGCCGACGATTGGCTGCGACGACAATTTACGCCAGGCGTTGTCGGTGCTGCTTGGCTCCGCTGCGCCGGCCCTGGCGGTGTTAGACAACGGCCGTCCGGTAGGGAGGCTGACATTGGCGGGCATCCAACTCTCGGCCGGAGAAACGTAA
- a CDS encoding ABC transporter permease, protein MGYIFNNPLIMLRLTWAHLTMTAVSLFIATIIALPLSVVLFSRPRLSALVLGILGVFYTIPSIALLILLLPLFGLNQTAVIAALVVYTQIILVRNMVAGLKGVPAPIVEAAVGMGMNAWQRWTRVQLPLALPVILAGVRIAAVVAVAIATIGAKFGAGGLGTLLFDGIAQNRYDKIVAGSVAVALLAFALNRLLIAAEDHFDSAKRISPN, encoded by the coding sequence ATGGGCTACATCTTCAACAACCCCCTGATTATGCTGCGGCTGACCTGGGCGCATCTGACGATGACGGCCGTTTCCCTGTTTATCGCCACCATCATCGCCCTGCCGTTAAGCGTTGTCCTCTTTTCGCGGCCGCGCTTGTCGGCGCTTGTGTTGGGGATTTTGGGCGTCTTTTACACCATCCCCAGCATCGCCCTGCTGATTTTGCTGCTGCCACTATTTGGGCTGAATCAGACGGCCGTTATCGCCGCGCTGGTCGTCTACACCCAGATCATCCTGGTGCGCAACATGGTCGCCGGGTTGAAGGGTGTGCCCGCGCCGATTGTGGAAGCGGCCGTGGGCATGGGCATGAACGCCTGGCAGCGCTGGACGCGCGTTCAGCTTCCCCTGGCGCTGCCGGTTATCCTGGCCGGTGTGCGTATTGCCGCCGTCGTGGCTGTGGCCATCGCCACCATTGGCGCCAAGTTTGGCGCTGGCGGCCTGGGCACGCTGCTGTTCGACGGCATCGCCCAGAACCGCTACGACAAAATTGTCGCCGGTTCGGTGGCTGTGGCTCTGCTGGCGTTTGCGCTAAACCGTCTGCTCATCGCCGCCGAAGACCATTTTGATAGCGCCAAACGGATCAGCCCCAACTGA